The following is a genomic window from Crossiella equi.
CGGATCATGGAAGGTCTCGGAGTACGGCGTCCACGAGGCGGGGACATGCTGAACCTACGACGCGTTTCGATCGTGACAGGACTGGTGATTGTCGGCGGCTTCTGTGGTGTGGCTCCGGCGTTGGCTGACGGCGGCTACGGCAGCACGACGTGCGACCAGACGCCGGCCCCGGTCTGCGACCTTGGCGCAGGCAAAGGCGGCGACAACAGCAAGCCGGGGAACCCAGGCAACGGCAACAAACCTGGACGTCCGGGCAACGGAAACCCAGGCAAGGACAACAGCAACCCCGGCGACACGATCATCGGTGGGAACTCGAACCTGGCCAAGTGTTCCTACGTGAAGAGCGACTACCAGCCGCCGTCCGGTGGTGTGGTCACCGCCGCGTTCACCAAGCCGTTGAACACAGGTGGTGTGACCGCGCAGCCTGCGGTGTTCACGCGCCGAGCAACCGGTGGTGTGGTGCTCGCTCAGGCCGCCCAACCGGCGCAGGGTCAGCAAGGTTCTTGGTACGTATGGCAATGCTCGACCGCAGGCGTCACCGACGGGCTGTACCGGCCACCGGTGTGGATCGCGGATGGACAGCAACCCGGAGCGGCGCAGTTGCCCTCGCCGGCCGAGTTGGCGCAGATGGCGCGCAAGCAGTTGCGGCTGCCCACACCGACGATCGCGGCGAACCCTGTCGGCGATCAGCTGGTGAACTTGCCGACGTGGATGTGGCTCTCGAGCGGGTGGGGGCCGGTGTCGGCGACAGCGTCCGTGCCCGGTGTGTCGGTGACGGCCACCGCGACGCCGACGTCGGTGACGTGGTCCATGGGCGACGGCAGCACGGTGACGTGTACCGGGGCGGGCACGCCGTTCCGGGCCGGGAGTGATCCGAAGGCGCCGTCACCGGACTGCGGCCACACCTACCGCACCTCGTCGGCGAAGCAAGCGGGGCAAGCGTTCCCGGTCGCCGCGACGGTGCACTGGACGGTCACCTGGGCGGGCGCGGGCCAAGGCGGAACGTTCCCGGACCTGACCACGACCGGTAACGCGGCCTTCCGTGTCGCGGAGTCCCAAGCCCTCAACAACGGCGGCGGCTGACCTTTCCCTGGCAGCACCTCCTTTCATAACAACACAAACAGCAACTCATCCTTCCGCTCGCTGAAGAACCTTGGCGACGCGGCGCACTACCCCCATGCCTGGAGGAGGTACCGGCGTGACCACGAACATCACGACCCAGCCGGACACCGACCGACCCGCGAAGTCGGCCAGCGGTCCTTGGGTCGCGGACGGCAAGAAGCCCGCCTCGCGGCTGCGCGGAACGAAGCGACGCCGCAGCGTCCCGCATCTGCTGCTGGGTGCGCTGCTTGTGCTGGCGTGTGCCGCCGCGTTCCTGGTGGTGTCGCTGAACTCCGGGAACCGGGAAACGGTCTTGGCGTTGGCGCGGCCGGTGGCGGTCGGGCAGGTGCTGACCGCGCAGGATCTCAAGCAGGTCAACGTCGCCGTCGACCCCGGAGTGTCTGTTGTGGACGCGAACCAGGCGACCAGCGTGGTGGGTAAGACGATGTCCGCTAGCCTGCCCGCCGGTGCGCTGCTGACCCTGGACGCGGTGAGCGGCGCCGGTGTTCCCGTTACGGGGCAGGCGATCGCGGCGTTGTCGTTGAAGGCGGGCCAGTTCCCGGTGGAGGTGTCGCCGGGCGCGCACGTGTCGGTGGTGTTCGTGCCAGGCCAGGCGGGCGCCGCGCTGGCCAGCCCGCCGACGCCGGACTCCACGGTGGTGTGGCCGGCGGTGGTCACCAGCGTGACCTCGCCGCCCAATCAGCAGGTCACGGTGGTGTCGGTGCAGTTGAGCCAGGCCGCCGCCCGCCAGGTCGCCGCCGTACCCGCGGGTCAGTTGTCGATCGTGATGCTTCCGGGAAGTGGTCAGTGATGTTGGTGGCGGTGCTGTCGGTGAAAGGGTCGCCTGGGGTGACCACGTTCTCGGTCGCGCTGGCCGCGCGCTGGCCATCGCCCTCGCGCGCGCTGCTGGTGGAGGCCGACCCGTCCGGCGGGGACGTCGGGACGCGGTTTTCGCTGGAATCGGCGCCGGGGCTGGTGAGCTTGGCGGTCGCCGCCCGGCGTAGCGACGACCCGGCGTTGCTGTGGCAGCACGCGCAGGCCCTGCCGGGCGGGCTGCCGGTGGTGGCCGCGCCACCGGACGCCGATCGCGCGCGAGCGGCGTTGTCTGCGCTGGCCGACCCGACCACCGGCGCGGGCGTCCTGCGGACCGCCGCGAGCGCGCCGGATGCCGTGGTGATCGTCGACTGCGGCCGAATTGACGCCGGGTCTCCGGCGATGCCGATCGTGCGCTCGGCCGACGCGATGGTCTTGCTGACCCGTGCTCACGCCGACGACCTCGCGCACCTGGCCCGTCGCCTGCCGGCGATCGGCCGCTGGACCGCGCATCCGGCGATGTTGCTGGTCGGCGAGGGGTATTCCACCGCGGAAGTCGCCCGCGAACTCGGCGTTCTGCCGTTGGGCCGCGTGCCCGACGATCCGCACGGAGCCGCTGTGTTGTGTGGACGGCCCAGCACGCTGCGATGGGGCCGCAGCGGACCGGCCCATTCGGCGCTGGGGCAGGTCGCGCACAAGGTCGCGAAAGTGCTCATCGCAGAACAGGCACCGCCGCCTGCGTTGCCCCGGCAGGCACCGGCCGACAACCAGCCGATGTCCCTGCTGCGTGCGGTGCCCGGCGTGCCCACCAGCCCGGTTTC
Proteins encoded in this region:
- a CDS encoding chromosome partitioning protein codes for the protein MLVAVLSVKGSPGVTTFSVALAARWPSPSRALLVEADPSGGDVGTRFSLESAPGLVSLAVAARRSDDPALLWQHAQALPGGLPVVAAPPDADRARAALSALADPTTGAGVLRTAASAPDAVVIVDCGRIDAGSPAMPIVRSADAMVLLTRAHADDLAHLARRLPAIGRWTAHPAMLLVGEGYSTAEVARELGVLPLGRVPDDPHGAAVLCGRPSTLRWGRSGPAHSALGQVAHKVAKVLIAEQAPPPALPRQAPADNQPMSLLRAVPGVPTSPVSANGLRLAPAPLPPNTENTSRGGQAS
- a CDS encoding SAF domain-containing protein, with amino-acid sequence MTTNITTQPDTDRPAKSASGPWVADGKKPASRLRGTKRRRSVPHLLLGALLVLACAAAFLVVSLNSGNRETVLALARPVAVGQVLTAQDLKQVNVAVDPGVSVVDANQATSVVGKTMSASLPAGALLTLDAVSGAGVPVTGQAIAALSLKAGQFPVEVSPGAHVSVVFVPGQAGAALASPPTPDSTVVWPAVVTSVTSPPNQQVTVVSVQLSQAAARQVAAVPAGQLSIVMLPGSGQ